The genomic interval GCAGGGGAGTCATCGCTAGTGATGGTTGATACCGGCGATAAAAAACACAATGTTCTCATCTCCGAAGTTCAATTTGACCCTATTAAAAACACCCCTCTCCACATTGATTTTCATGCGGTGCGTATGGATGAAAAGATTGTGGCAACTGTGCCGGTTGAATTTGAGGGAGAATCCCCGGCAGTTAAACAAGAAGGCGGCGTTCTCGTGAAGGTTATCCATGAGCTTGATGTAGAGGCGCTTCCGGCTGATTTGCCCGGAGAAATTATTATTGATATTTCGGGACTGAAAGCATTTGAAGATCGCATAATCGTAAGCGATATTAAGCTTAAGGAAGGAGTGGTCATTCAGGCTGATCCGGAGGAGGTTGTTGTGCTTGTTTCTGCGCCGCGCGAAGAGGCTGAGGAAGAGACAGCAAAAAGCATTGATGATATTGAAGTAACAACTGAGAGAAAGGAAGAAGACGGAGAAGGAGGAGAATCTGCAGAAAAAGAGACGAGTGCAGATGCTTCGTAAGCCCCTGTTGCTGCATAGTGGTTATACAGTATACTAAAAGGTAATGGGAAATAAGTTCCATTATCTTTTTATTTTGGGCGGAGTCGTTGTGCTCGTGCCCTTTTTCCTGTCAGCACAAACAGTGAACCCCGCACTGGTAGGAGAGCGGAGAGCAGAGCTTGAAGCAGAACTGGCAGAGCTTGAAACGCAAATTGAAGGGTTCCGGGGCGTTATTTCAGAAAAGCAAAAGGAGCGGACATCGCTTGAGCGGGATGTCGCAATACTTGATGCTCAGATAGAAAAATCTCGCCTTGAGATTCGTGCGCGCAATCTCACAATCAGCAAACTCACCGAATCCATAGGAGAAAAATCAACACTTATAACTTCTTTGGATCAAAAAATAGATAGCGAAAAAGAATCACTAAGCGAACTTCTGCGTAAAGTATACGAACTTGACCAGACCTCGCTTGTTGAGCTTATGCTTTCTTACGAGACGCTTTCTGATTTTTTTGTCGATTTTGATAATTTTGATACTGTCCAAGTCGCACTTCAATTCTCTTTCGGCGAAATACGCCGGACCCAAGCAACTGCAGGCGAAGAACGCACATCGCTTGAGGAGCGAAAAACCGAAGAAGTGCAATTGCGTGCGCTGCAAGAATTAGAGCGGCAGAGGATTGAACAACAGGAAAAAGAGAAACAAAATCTTTTAAATATAACAAAGGGGGTAGAGGCGGAATATCAAAAGATTCTCGCGGGCAGGGAAAAGGATGCCGCAAAAATACGGAGTGAATTGTTTCTGCTTCAAGGATCAGCGGCAATCCCATTTGAAAAGGCGGTGGAATACGCGAACGCAGCTTTTCAGCTCACGGGTGTGCGTCCTGCATTTATTTTGGGGGTTGTCGCGCAAGAATCAAATCTTGGAGAAAATGTAGGCCAATGCCTTCTTACAAACCAGCCGAGTAAGGGAGACGGAAAAGGTATAAATACGGGGAGAATATTTAGCGGAGTAATGAAGCCAAGCCGGGATGTTGATGTTTTTGTGCAGATTACTCAAGAATTAGGACTTGATCCATATAGCATGGTAGTGTCATGTCCTCCTGGATACGGCTACGGGGGTGCGATGGGGCCCGCTCAATTTATTCCTTCTACCTGGATACTCTATAAAGATAAAATAGCACAATTAACAGGCCAGAATCCGCCAAACCCGTGGGACCCTCGGACTGCATTTATAGCATCTGCTGTTTTGCTCAAAGAAAATGGCGCTGCCGCAGGGACATATCAAGCCGAACGCTTAGCGGCACTTCGATATTTTGCAGGATGGGTAAATGCGAACAAGGCATCATATGCGTTTTACGGAGATGATGTTATGGCGCTTGCAACAAAATATCAAAACCAAATAGACATCATTTCCCGGTAACAAATAAACTGCTCATACACATATGAGCCGTTTATTTATAAAGTTGCTTCTTTAAGTGTTTGTATGATGGGGTCAAGATTTCCCGCAAAGATATCCTGGATATTATGCCATGATTTTTTTATGCGATGGTCGGTTATCCTGTCTTGCAGCACATTATAGGTGCGTATTTTTTCCGAACGATCCCCGGTTCCTATTTGGCTTTTGCGCGCTTGAGATTGTTCCTTTTCCCGTCTAATGCGCTCTTCGTCGATTATTTTTGCCTGCAATATTTCAAGTGCCCGTTCGCGATTTGCTGATTGCGATCGCTCACTATTTGAAAGCACCACAATACCAGTCGGTTTATGGGTGATACGAACCGCCGTTTCTACTTTGTTTACATTTTGTCCGCCTGGACCGCCTGCACGCGTGAATTCAATCTCAAGGTCTTCATTTTTTATGATAATAGTTTTCGGGGGGTATATGGGGAATACGGCAACAGATGCCGTTGATGTGTGAATGCGGCCTGATTTTTCTGTTTCAGGGACGCGTTGTATCCGATGGACGCCTGATTCATACTGCAAATAATTATATGCTTCTTTTGCATGTATCCGCGCGATTATTTCTTTATATCCTCCAAGGGAATTTTCGGAACGATTGACGAATGAAATGCGCCATTTTTGCTTCGCGGCGTATGCTGAGTACATATCAAATAAATCACGGGCGAAGAGAGCGGCTTCATCTCCTCCCGCACCCGCACGAATCTCAAGAATCGCACCTAGAGAAGCGGACTCCGCCTCATCTTCTGTAAGAGTTTGTTGTATCTTTTTCTCGGTTATTTTTTCTTCTTCGGTTATCCGGAGAAGATCTTCTTCAGCAAGTTGTTTCATTGACGGATCGTTCAATAGTTCTTCAGTTTCGCGGCGTTTTGCATACAGATTGGCAAGCCCGTGAACATCTTCAATTATTTTTGAGAGCAGACCAAAACGAGCCGCTTTCTCTTGGTCTTGCCAGCCGGTCTTTGCAAGCTCGTCTGAGAGCGTTTTATATTCTTGTTCTATATTGTGTAACTCTTCTGGGGTCATAATGCGTGCAAAAGAAAAACGAGCGCCCTGAAAAAGGGACTCGTTTTTCTTACGCGAGAGAAGTTATTTTTTTGTTTTTGCCCGCTTCTGTTTTGCCCTGAATTTTTCCACACGCCCAGCGGTGTCTACTAATTTTTCTTTTCCGGTAAAGAACGGGTGGCAGTGCGAGCAAATTTCAATATCCATCTCTTTCTTGGTTGAGCCGGCGTGGTGTATGTGTCCGCATGCGCAGGTAATTTTTGCATCCGGATAATATGTAGGATGAATGTCTTTTTTCATTAGTGTCTATTATATAGGCATTGATTTTTTTTGTAAATAGGTGTATTATTTTTGCGGAAAAACAAGGCTAAGGAGGAGTTTATGGAAAACGGAGAGCCGCTATCCCGCAGTATAAAAAGGTGGGTGTGCAGCCATCTTTCTTTAATAGACAGACTGTTGTTTTATGCGTTTGCCGCGGTCTCTTTTTGGTATTGGGCGGAGTGTGTTTCATTCTTATACACGGGGCACGGGGTATATGTATCGTTATTATACGCGTCTGATGTATTCTACGATCTTTATTTTACTGCACTTACCGGATACGCGCTGATGACATTTATGTACGCACGGAAGCGGTGGGGGAGTATATTTATTCTCCTCTGGCTTCTGCTGTGTGTTTCTGCGCATGCTCTTGAGTGGATTGGGATGATATCATTTGGAGTCTTGGAGCGCGCTTTGGTTGATAAGACTACCGGCATGGTATTGCTTGTCTTCCTGGTTCGTTTTGGGGCAAAGGTGGTAAAACATCGGTCCGAACAAGATCAGGGGAAGCCTTCCTGTGATTAGCCGTACAAGCTAAGGAAAGCCCATATTCTTTAAGGAATATGGGCTTTATTTATCTCTTGCAGAATATGCGGTATTTTAGTATGATAAGTCATCATGTCTGAAGAAGTAGAAAATGAGGTCGCAGAGGATACACCCCTGCAGATAACTGAAGCAGACCCAGAATTAGAAGCCATGTTCAAGGCGGGGGTTCATTTCGGCTATTCTCGTTCGCGTCGGCACCCCAAAATGGGGCCGTATATCTTTGGTTTGCGCCACAATGTAGAGGTGTTTGATCTCGAAAAAGTGCGTACCCAACTTGATCGCGCCTTGGATTATGTCATCGAGATAAGCAAGAAGGGGGAAGTTATGCTTTTTGTGGGAACAAAGCCCGCGGTGCAAACAGCTGTTGAGGAGACAGCCGGGAAGATTGGTATGCCGTTTATGACTGACCGATGGATTGGAGGACTGCTCACTAATTTTTATATCATTCGTAAGCGGATGGATTACTTTGAAGAGTTAAAAGAAGCAAAGCGCTCTGGAGAGCTTTCGAAATACAAGAAGAAAGAAATAGTTATGAAGGAAAAGGAGTTAGAGCGGCTAGAGCACAACTTCCGTGGCGTTGTTCAGTTGAGGCGTCGTCCCGCGGCACTTTTTGTAGTAGACCCTGCAGAAGAAATAACTGCAGTACATGAAGCGCAGCGGCTTTCTATTCCGGTTATTGCTATTGCGAACAATGATGTAAATCCCACCCTTGTTGACTATGTGATTCCGGCGAATGACTCCGCTCGTTCAAGTGTTGCTTATATTCTTGATAAGGTTATGGACGCATGGAAGAAGGGGAAGGAGCAGGCACCGGCGGAGACCCCGCAAGCGTCTGAAGTCACGGCATAATCGTGTATAATAGAAATCATGAGTAATGATCTCGAGACAGTAAAACAATTACGAGAGGAGACGGGCGTCTCTATTATGGCTTGCAAGCGCGCACTTTCCCAGAGTGGTGGCGATATGGAGAAAGCAAAGGAGATACTCCGCAAAGAGAGCGATGCGGTTGCAATAAAAAAAACGGACCGCGAAACAAAAGCGGGGGTGATTGATGCGTACATTCACTCAAATAAAAAGGTGGGGGTACTCTTGGAGGTGCGTTCCGAAACCGACTTCGTTGCGCGGAGCCCGGAATTTGAAGCGCTTGCCCACGATATTGCTATGCATATTGCGGCATCCACACCCGAATCTGTAGATGATCTGTTGTCACAGCCGTTCATCAAGGATATGAGCATGACCATCGGCGATAAAATAAAAGAGGCAATTCAGAAGTTTGGTGAGAATATTGAAGTTGCCCAATTCGAGCGCTTTTCTCTATAACATATGTATATTTTTCTCGGACTTTTCTTGCTCTCGTTCGGCGGCATCTCCGCTCTCTTTTTGCGCCATATTTCTGCGGTGCGTGCATTGCCGGAAGAGGAACTCGTTCAGTTTGTGGATATGAATCCGTCCCCGTTTTATTCGCTCCAGCAAGATTATGTTGTTCCATTCTCACGCTGGTGCCAACACACCGCTTCTTTTTTGTTCTATCACTTTGGTGAATGGGTAGTACGGCACATCCGTGCTCTTTTGTTGTTCGTTGAAAAACGACTCAAACGAATAGGTGATTACCTGCATGGACGAAAGATTGTGATGCGCAAAAAAGGACAATCCCCATTTTGGGACTCTATGCATGAGTGGAAAGAAGAGATGAAGAATGACAACAGCGTTTCGCGCAAAGAACCGCTTGAATAAAAAATGCAACGCCTTTCTCTGGCTGCTGCGTTAGAAATATAATGCCACCCTAGCTCAATGGTAGAGCAACACTTTTGTAAAGTGAAGGTTCGCGGTTCGAATCCGCGGGGTGGCTCTATCACAACACTCTTATATTGCTACACGCGCGCATTACACACCTTTTTTTCTTTGCTAGTATAGATGTATGAAGAAAAAGCGCATTGTTATTATTGGAGGAGGCTTTGGGGGGGTGCGCGCTGCTCTTGATTTGTCTCGGCATGTTTGTTTTGATGCGGATGTTTTTTTGATTGATAAGGGTGGGTATCACCAATATCATCCTAATTTCTATAGAATTGCGACAACGTTTTTGCCCGAATCTCGCGTCGCGCGCCCTGACACCTACCGCGAACTTCGCGATAGGATAGCAATCCCTCTAGCTGAGATAATCGATATATCAAAAATACATCTCATCAAGAAAGAGGTCACTGAAATAGATCCCAAGAATCAAATGATTCGATTTTCTGATAGTGAGGCCCTTTTTTATGATTGGCTGGTGTTAGCGCTTGGTTCCGTATCGAATTATTTTGATATTCAGGGAGCAGAAGAACACGCTCTTGAATTAAAAAGCGCGGAGGATGCGCTTCAGATACGAAGCGCGATAGACGAAGTATTCGCTACCACTCCGAAACACAAGCCCATCAATATTCTTATTGCCGGGGGAGGGCTTTCGGGATGTGAACTCGCCGCTTCTCTTGCTTCGTATGTAAGGCGCCTGGCTCGCGTTCATCCTCATCCAGGAGACACTGTCCGCATCACTCTTGTAGAGGCTTCAGACACAATATTGCGGCAAGTTTCTCCGCGGATACGAAAAAAAGCAGAAAAACGTTTGCGTTCTTTGGGCGTTCAAATACATGTCCGGAGCCGTATTACAAAAGTTACCCGAACAGGAATAGAAGGAATAGAAATTGTGTCCCATGAAGAACACCCGTTACGTAAGAAAAGTTCTAATGAAGAAACAAGTCCGTTTACGCTTCCGTGCAGCGTCTTTATTTGGGCCGCGGGCGTAAAGGCGCATCCGCTCACCGAACACATTATAGGAGCAAAGCGCAGTCCTAAGTCATGTCTTATAGTAAATGATCATCTACGTGTACTCCCATTCGAAAATATATTTGCTATCGGTGATGTTGCGGCTTGTTCGCCCGTCTCCACTGCTGTGCCGCTCCCTATGACTGCTCAGGTTGCAATCTCAGGAGGGCAATATGTTTCGTTCACATTGAAGCGTCTTATTCATAAAAAAATGACATTCCGATACTACGAAAGAACGGCGCGGTTTGTTATTCCGCTTGGTCCTCATTATGCCCTTGCCGAGTTCGGCCCCTTCATACTGTCGGGGCGTCTCGGCTGGTGGTTAAAACGCTTGATAACATTTGATTATCTCACCGGTATTTTACCGTTTTGGCAGGCTCTTAAGCGGTGGCGCACGAGTCACAAAGAAGGATGAAAAACTCCCCCACTAGACGTAAGTGGGGGAGTTTTGTTTTACGGCGAATAAATGTCAGGCATATACCGGACGCTTCCAACCCGGTAGCCTATAAATGCGTTTGCTACCGCAACTGCCAGCACAGCTAGAAATGGGTGCACTATGACGATGAGGATTAAATACACCCCTATATTTAAAAAAGCGTATAGGGCGAAGAAAGCTAAGCATATGACAAGATTCATTATATTCATAAAGAACTCCCTGCTTGATTTTTCTGGAAAATAGAGTATCATATTTTTATCTATGAGTCAAGAGAAATTGGTGTATTTGGATTACGCTGCAACAACCCCGGTTGATCCCGAGGTTATCCATGCTATGGAACCATACTGGGCAGAAAATTTTGGGAACCCAGGTTCCGTTCACAAGCATGGCCAAGCTGCCGTAAAAGCGGTAGATAATGCACGGGAACGCGTAAAAGAATGCATAGGAGCGCATGCGTTACGAGAGGTTATATTTACGGGTTCTGCGACCGAAGCAAACAATCTTGCGATTCAGGGCGTTATATCGCGTTTTGCATTTCGCGATGGAAAGAAGGTTCATGTTATCACTTCCACGATAGAGCATCCTTCCATACTTGAGCCATATAAATACGCAGAGGCAAAGGGGCTTGCAGATGTGACATTCGTGCGGCCGGATAGCGAGGGACGTATTGCGCCGGAAGATATCAAAAAAGAATTTCGCCCGGATACAGTGCTTGTGTCTGTTGGGTATGCGAATAATGAGATTGGGGTTGTTCAACCAATTTCGGAGATTGCAAAAATAGTAAAAGAATTCCGCGGGCCCAAAAAAACTCCGTACATTCACACCGACGCAGTACAGGCGGTGCAATTTTTAGATACGCATGTAGAGCGATTAGGCGTTGATTTAATGACGATGTCCGCGCATAAAATATATGGACCAAAGGGGGTGGGCGCGTTGTATATACGGGACGGTGTGTCTCTCCAGCCGCTTATGTACGGAGGCAACCAAGAGTATGGCATCAGGCCCGCTACGGAGAATGTTTCGTTAATCGCTGGCTTTGCAGAGGCAATGCGTCTCGCGCATAAACAAAAAGAAGAAGATATTTTTAAGCGCGTACAAAAACTTCGTGATGATATATTCCCCAAAATACAGAATATTGCTCCGCTGGCGCAATGGAACGGGACGCGCGAGCATTGCTTACCAAATATTATTAATGTGTCGTTCCCCCGGGAGAGTGGGGAGCTATTGCTTATCGGTCTTTCAGAAAGAGGGGTGTGTGTTTCCTCGGGGAGTGCATGTAGGGCGCGAGCGCAGGAACCCTCATATGTCCTCCAGGAATTAGGGAAAACAAAGGAAGAGGCCCGTTCAAGTATACGCATTTCGTTGGGAAAATATAGCACAAAAAATGATGTTGATATGTTTGTTGACGCCCTTTCCGCACTGCTTCATAATAGAAAGTGAAGCCCCGTTGGAAATCCTTTGCAAAATTTTATAAAATTTTGCTGGACGATAAACGGCGGCATGATGTCA from Candidatus Niyogibacteria bacterium CG10_big_fil_rev_8_21_14_0_10_46_36 carries:
- the rpsB gene encoding 30S ribosomal protein S2, which translates into the protein MSEEVENEVAEDTPLQITEADPELEAMFKAGVHFGYSRSRRHPKMGPYIFGLRHNVEVFDLEKVRTQLDRALDYVIEISKKGEVMLFVGTKPAVQTAVEETAGKIGMPFMTDRWIGGLLTNFYIIRKRMDYFEELKEAKRSGELSKYKKKEIVMKEKELERLEHNFRGVVQLRRRPAALFVVDPAEEITAVHEAQRLSIPVIAIANNDVNPTLVDYVIPANDSARSSVAYILDKVMDAWKKGKEQAPAETPQASEVTA
- a CDS encoding 50S ribosomal protein L25, with the translated sequence MLSLKAENRIVSGKKVDALRSEGKIPAVVYGKGIDTEMLAVPYADFVRIWREAGESSLVMVDTGDKKHNVLISEVQFDPIKNTPLHIDFHAVRMDEKIVATVPVEFEGESPAVKQEGGVLVKVIHELDVEALPADLPGEIIIDISGLKAFEDRIIVSDIKLKEGVVIQADPEEVVVLVSAPREEAEEETAKSIDDIEVTTERKEEDGEGGESAEKETSADAS
- the tsf gene encoding translation elongation factor Ts — encoded protein: MSNDLETVKQLREETGVSIMACKRALSQSGGDMEKAKEILRKESDAVAIKKTDRETKAGVIDAYIHSNKKVGVLLEVRSETDFVARSPEFEALAHDIAMHIAASTPESVDDLLSQPFIKDMSMTIGDKIKEAIQKFGENIEVAQFERFSL
- a CDS encoding peptide chain release factor 1; translated protein: MTPEELHNIEQEYKTLSDELAKTGWQDQEKAARFGLLSKIIEDVHGLANLYAKRRETEELLNDPSMKQLAEEDLLRITEEEKITEKKIQQTLTEDEAESASLGAILEIRAGAGGDEAALFARDLFDMYSAYAAKQKWRISFVNRSENSLGGYKEIIARIHAKEAYNYLQYESGVHRIQRVPETEKSGRIHTSTASVAVFPIYPPKTIIIKNEDLEIEFTRAGGPGGQNVNKVETAVRITHKPTGIVVLSNSERSQSANRERALEILQAKIIDEERIRREKEQSQARKSQIGTGDRSEKIRTYNVLQDRITDHRIKKSWHNIQDIFAGNLDPIIQTLKEATL
- a CDS encoding 50S ribosomal protein L31, with amino-acid sequence MKKDIHPTYYPDAKITCACGHIHHAGSTKKEMDIEICSHCHPFFTGKEKLVDTAGRVEKFRAKQKRAKTKK
- a CDS encoding cysteine desulfurase NifS, whose product is MSQEKLVYLDYAATTPVDPEVIHAMEPYWAENFGNPGSVHKHGQAAVKAVDNARERVKECIGAHALREVIFTGSATEANNLAIQGVISRFAFRDGKKVHVITSTIEHPSILEPYKYAEAKGLADVTFVRPDSEGRIAPEDIKKEFRPDTVLVSVGYANNEIGVVQPISEIAKIVKEFRGPKKTPYIHTDAVQAVQFLDTHVERLGVDLMTMSAHKIYGPKGVGALYIRDGVSLQPLMYGGNQEYGIRPATENVSLIAGFAEAMRLAHKQKEEDIFKRVQKLRDDIFPKIQNIAPLAQWNGTREHCLPNIINVSFPRESGELLLIGLSERGVCVSSGSACRARAQEPSYVLQELGKTKEEARSSIRISLGKYSTKNDVDMFVDALSALLHNRK